A DNA window from Citrobacter tructae contains the following coding sequences:
- a CDS encoding zinc-binding dehydrogenase, whose protein sequence is MKVKAIYINKPGEIETRWVDYPDKKENEVLIKVDAAGICGSDIGAFRGTNPLVTYPRIIGHEVTGVVINSGNGMPENIKEGDRVIVDPYIYCGHCYPCSVGRTNCCENLKVIGVHIDGAMQEVVAHPAHLIHKIPDSVTSEMAPLAEPLTIALHALHRAKLSAGEHVAIIGAGAIGLMAALSALRYNATPILIDIVEERLQYAKSLGVPYVINPSNTQVVDAIKDITQGTMAQVVVEASGANSAIRETLDLASFAGRIAFTGWPKQETSLPTNLITFKELDLRGSRTSAGEFEEALQMLATLNINPSDVVSKVVSIDEVPAAVKELDQYPERYLKINATFH, encoded by the coding sequence ATGAAAGTCAAAGCTATCTACATCAATAAACCTGGTGAAATTGAAACCCGCTGGGTTGATTACCCTGACAAAAAAGAGAATGAAGTACTGATTAAAGTTGATGCTGCCGGAATATGTGGTTCTGATATTGGAGCATTCCGAGGAACAAATCCATTGGTAACTTACCCACGTATTATTGGACATGAAGTCACTGGCGTTGTTATTAATTCAGGAAATGGCATGCCAGAGAATATAAAAGAAGGGGACCGCGTTATTGTTGACCCTTATATTTATTGCGGCCATTGCTACCCTTGTTCAGTCGGAAGAACAAATTGTTGCGAAAATCTAAAAGTGATTGGCGTGCATATTGATGGCGCAATGCAGGAGGTGGTTGCTCACCCTGCGCATTTGATTCACAAGATCCCCGACAGCGTCACCTCAGAGATGGCACCGCTGGCTGAACCACTGACTATCGCATTGCATGCCTTGCATCGAGCAAAGCTATCAGCCGGGGAACACGTCGCCATTATTGGAGCTGGCGCGATTGGTCTGATGGCGGCACTTAGCGCGTTACGCTATAACGCGACGCCTATTTTGATCGATATCGTGGAAGAGAGACTCCAGTATGCCAAATCGCTGGGCGTCCCGTACGTAATCAATCCGTCCAATACACAAGTTGTTGACGCGATAAAAGATATTACGCAGGGCACGATGGCCCAGGTCGTGGTTGAAGCCTCTGGTGCCAACAGCGCGATTCGCGAAACGCTGGATTTGGCCTCGTTTGCCGGTCGTATTGCCTTCACCGGCTGGCCAAAACAAGAAACATCGTTACCCACCAACCTGATCACGTTTAAGGAGCTGGATCTCCGTGGATCCCGCACCAGCGCAGGTGAGTTTGAAGAAGCGCTGCAGATGCTGGCAACACTGAACATCAATCCTTCGGATGTTGTCAGCAAAGTAGTGAGTATTGATGAGGTTCCTGCCGCCGTAAAAGAACTCGATCAATATCCGGAACGCTATCTGAAGATCAATGCGACCTTTCATTAA